A single region of the Rhodoligotrophos defluvii genome encodes:
- a CDS encoding LptF/LptG family permease, whose product MDAAHMFIGSRYILRQISGPLIGAMAIGLMVLLAERLVRLLDFTLGKKNSFAIVFEMLAYLVPHYLGLAVPAALFLGLLFGFNKLSRNSELDAFLAAGIGLHQLVRPVVILAVGLMLASLVIFGWAQPHARYAYRAVLFSVKNVDVFYLAEEGVFMQAGQRTFILDKLERGTRKFERIFLFEDLGARGSETITAQSGQLVDVPGEVRPVLRLEQGHRLRVEGWPDRNPADPTPRQVVGKFSVGETPLGSAAEHLFRSRGEDERELTLPELIDPATAVPSGTTPARMRAELHKRLVNILSIPVLTFLAVPFALGRRRGMRAYRFGVALIILIAYHEIIEQGAVIVQVGRASPYLTLWLPFALLTVFAGYRYYRACFTVPSEWLEPFVDRFADWIRNRLRRAKPAAERS is encoded by the coding sequence ATGGATGCAGCGCATATGTTCATCGGCTCGCGATATATATTGCGCCAGATTTCGGGCCCCTTGATCGGCGCCATGGCGATCGGGCTCATGGTGCTGCTCGCCGAGCGATTGGTGCGGCTGCTCGATTTCACCCTGGGGAAGAAGAATTCCTTCGCCATCGTGTTCGAGATGCTGGCCTACCTTGTGCCCCACTATCTCGGGCTGGCGGTGCCCGCCGCCCTCTTTCTCGGCCTCTTGTTCGGCTTCAACAAGCTGTCGCGCAACAGCGAGCTCGATGCTTTCCTGGCCGCGGGCATCGGCCTGCACCAACTGGTGCGCCCCGTGGTAATCCTTGCGGTCGGCCTGATGCTTGCCTCGCTCGTGATTTTCGGCTGGGCTCAGCCACATGCCCGCTATGCCTATCGCGCGGTATTGTTCTCGGTGAAGAATGTCGATGTCTTCTACCTGGCCGAGGAAGGCGTCTTCATGCAGGCGGGCCAGCGCACCTTCATCCTCGACAAGCTGGAGCGCGGCACCCGCAAGTTCGAGCGCATCTTCCTGTTCGAGGACCTGGGCGCGCGCGGCAGCGAAACCATAACGGCCCAGAGCGGACAGCTGGTCGATGTGCCGGGCGAGGTGCGCCCGGTGCTCCGCCTCGAGCAGGGCCACCGTCTGCGCGTCGAGGGCTGGCCGGACCGCAACCCGGCGGACCCCACCCCACGGCAGGTGGTCGGAAAATTCTCAGTGGGCGAGACGCCGCTCGGCAGCGCGGCTGAGCACCTTTTCCGCAGCCGCGGCGAAGACGAGCGTGAGCTTACCCTTCCGGAGCTGATCGATCCGGCAACGGCAGTGCCTTCGGGAACAACCCCCGCCCGGATGCGGGCCGAGCTCCACAAGCGCCTGGTGAACATCCTGTCGATTCCGGTGCTGACCTTTCTTGCGGTGCCTTTCGCCCTGGGCCGCCGGCGCGGCATGCGCGCCTATCGCTTCGGCGTGGCCCTCATCATCCTCATCGCCTATCACGAGATCATCGAGCAGGGCGCCGTCATCGTGCAGGTCGGCCGGGCATCGCCTTACCTGACCCTGTGGCTGCCTTTCGCTCTGTTGACCGTGTTCGCCGGCTATCGCTATTACCGCGCCTGCTTCACCGTGCCGTCCGAATGGCTCGAGCCTTTCGTCGACCGCTTCGCAGACTGGATCCGCAACCGGTTGAGGCGCGCAAAGCCTGCCGCGGAGCGCAGCTGA
- a CDS encoding LptF/LptG family permease encodes MGTLARMLTRMFTVRFAMILIGVSLFVVTLDVITYVNDILALKGATAWAVPYYGLLRLPTIMSSFIGISALLAALLLLTEISNSNELVAVWGTGVSQLRLIGMLTPIALIIGALSFGLNNYAIPMAAPTLHAWGIGDYGEKKLKVGEGDPIWMRSGNDILRAGTSNPQATVLRDVIIFRRDAKGILQEQIMAGSAELVDGRWELRDVTMYYQEDLPPNRLDRMIYSGLMRPAAAGSRSGDPEEMSARDLEYFIENAGFGIRPTQVYETWLMKRMTGIVTALLMIAIAVPLSVRFKRGGGLGAMFAIGVGLGFAFFIVDGLAVTLGELGMVPPWMAAWMPPLIFATLAGVMISRAEAL; translated from the coding sequence ATGGGCACCCTCGCCAGGATGCTCACGCGGATGTTCACGGTCAGGTTCGCCATGATCCTGATCGGCGTGTCCCTCTTCGTCGTGACGCTCGACGTCATCACTTACGTGAATGACATTCTGGCCCTCAAAGGCGCGACCGCCTGGGCTGTGCCCTATTATGGGCTGCTGCGCCTGCCCACCATCATGTCGAGCTTCATTGGCATCTCCGCCCTTCTGGCCGCTCTGCTGCTGCTCACTGAGATCAGTAACTCCAATGAGCTGGTGGCGGTCTGGGGTACGGGTGTGTCGCAGCTGCGGCTGATCGGCATGCTCACGCCGATCGCGCTGATCATCGGCGCCCTCAGCTTCGGCCTCAACAATTATGCCATCCCCATGGCGGCTCCGACCCTGCACGCCTGGGGCATCGGCGACTATGGCGAGAAGAAGCTGAAGGTCGGCGAGGGCGATCCGATCTGGATGCGCTCGGGCAACGACATTCTCCGGGCCGGAACCAGCAACCCGCAGGCCACGGTCCTGCGCGACGTCATCATCTTCCGCCGTGACGCCAAGGGCATCCTGCAGGAACAGATCATGGCCGGCAGCGCCGAACTGGTGGACGGGCGGTGGGAGCTGCGCGACGTCACCATGTATTATCAGGAGGATTTGCCGCCCAACCGGCTCGACCGCATGATCTATAGCGGCCTCATGCGGCCGGCGGCAGCAGGCTCCCGCTCCGGCGATCCTGAGGAGATGTCGGCCCGCGACCTCGAATATTTCATCGAGAATGCCGGCTTCGGCATCAGGCCCACCCAAGTCTACGAGACCTGGCTGATGAAACGGATGACCGGCATCGTCACGGCCCTGCTGATGATCGCCATCGCCGTGCCCCTTTCCGTCCGTTTCAAGCGCGGCGGCGGGTTGGGCGCAATGTTCGCCATCGGGGTTGGCCTCGGTTTCGCCTTCTTCATCGTCGATGGACTGGCCGTCACGCTCGGCGAGCTCGGCATGGTGCCCCCCTGGATGGCTGCATGGATGCCGCCCTTGATCTTTGCCACCCTCGCCGGCGTGATGATCAGTCGGGCCGAAGCGCTGTGA
- a CDS encoding CDP-alcohol phosphatidyltransferase family protein — protein sequence MSVSASVPAQNQGNTVSSSAHSRDAVAKASDSARSAAGPVLCLLGASDVALFGLTPAARLIRQFGRAGITRVITADDLATHSGPVIAVRADAAIDQPLVQYLAEHPDFILTQDPERMRPLAVHLTHGDAAAVEQALESTSEPAASPTGIRRGAPADLDVTFWSALRKREVPYALTVSRSNARAVEWRMFMGTYKGATDIVTKHLWPVPAFWVTRWIAPLGVTPNMITTLGAAMVVAAFFLFLEGHFALGLAAAWMMTFLDTVDGKLARVTLTSSKWGDIFDHGIDLVHPPFWYIAWGLGLGAAGLPLADGVLLWTLVLIFGGYVLQRIMEGIAIKALGLEIHIWRPIDTLFRQVTARRNPNLVILTASVLVGRPDLGLLAVAAWTIICLVLHGIQLAQALLAARRDGPLVSWMRKPVTSP from the coding sequence ATGAGCGTTTCCGCATCCGTCCCGGCGCAAAATCAGGGCAATACGGTCTCATCATCGGCCCACAGCCGCGATGCGGTAGCGAAGGCCAGTGATAGCGCCCGATCCGCAGCTGGCCCGGTGCTGTGCCTGCTGGGTGCGAGCGATGTGGCCCTGTTCGGCCTCACCCCGGCGGCGAGGCTTATCCGGCAGTTCGGCCGCGCCGGCATCACCCGGGTGATCACGGCCGATGATCTCGCCACCCATTCGGGGCCGGTCATTGCCGTACGCGCCGATGCGGCCATCGACCAGCCGCTGGTCCAATATCTGGCCGAGCATCCCGATTTCATACTCACCCAGGATCCCGAGAGGATGCGGCCGCTTGCGGTTCATCTCACCCACGGCGATGCCGCAGCCGTCGAGCAGGCGCTGGAGAGCACGAGCGAGCCGGCCGCTTCACCCACCGGGATCCGGCGCGGCGCTCCGGCCGACCTTGATGTCACGTTCTGGTCTGCCCTGCGCAAGCGCGAGGTGCCCTATGCATTGACCGTGAGCCGGTCCAACGCGCGCGCGGTCGAGTGGCGCATGTTCATGGGAACCTACAAAGGCGCCACCGACATCGTCACCAAGCACCTCTGGCCGGTGCCTGCGTTCTGGGTCACACGCTGGATCGCCCCGCTTGGGGTCACGCCGAACATGATCACCACCCTCGGCGCGGCCATGGTGGTCGCGGCATTCTTCCTGTTCCTCGAGGGGCACTTCGCGCTGGGCCTTGCCGCCGCATGGATGATGACCTTCCTCGACACGGTGGACGGCAAGCTCGCCAGGGTCACGCTGACCTCCAGCAAGTGGGGCGACATTTTCGACCACGGGATCGACCTCGTCCACCCGCCCTTCTGGTACATTGCCTGGGGCCTTGGGCTTGGTGCTGCCGGGCTGCCGCTCGCCGATGGCGTGCTGCTGTGGACCTTGGTTCTGATTTTCGGCGGCTATGTCCTGCAGCGGATCATGGAAGGCATCGCCATAAAGGCGCTGGGCCTCGAGATCCATATCTGGCGGCCCATCGACACCTTGTTCCGCCAGGTGACCGCCCGCCGCAACCCCAACCTCGTCATCCTCACCGCTTCGGTCCTGGTGGGCCGGCCCGACCTGGGCCTGCTGGCGGTTGCCGCTTGGACCATCATCTGCCTCGTCCTGCACGGTATCCAGCTGGCGCAGGCCCTACTGGCGGCCCGCCGCGACGGCCCGCTCGTCTCCTGGATGCGCAAGCCGGTCACCTCGCCATGA
- a CDS encoding diacylglycerol kinase family protein: protein MTVGLIVNPASARGSGKGLALAHELAGYRQVQVRVLDRFAMLPDVLKDMAAAGVDTLFISSGDGTVQAIQTLLGEQSPFPKLPRLALLPHGTTNMNADDVGFRIRGIRQIAEMMLVPDRLARATAVKRRCTLRAANPANCGPQHGMFLGAGALAEAARQTQSQLNGRGIGGQIAPAMTLLRAISRFLLSAPAPDDLTRIDRAYPMDVFADGTLQASGDQLLLLVTTLDRLVLRSRPFWGTGVAPLRGTAICYPPPPLLRNIMPIMYAKKEDAVPPPGCVSFTANLVELEHSGIFLIDGEFFEAPTEGPLRIETGIELEYVCG, encoded by the coding sequence ATGACCGTGGGCCTGATCGTCAACCCTGCTTCGGCTCGCGGCTCTGGCAAGGGATTGGCGCTGGCCCACGAATTGGCCGGCTATCGGCAAGTCCAGGTTCGCGTTCTCGACCGCTTTGCCATGCTCCCCGACGTGCTGAAGGACATGGCCGCGGCCGGCGTCGACACCCTGTTCATCAGTTCGGGCGACGGCACCGTCCAGGCGATCCAGACGCTGTTGGGTGAGCAGTCGCCCTTTCCAAAGCTGCCGAGGCTCGCCCTCCTTCCGCACGGCACCACCAACATGAATGCGGACGATGTCGGCTTCCGTATCCGCGGCATCAGGCAGATCGCCGAGATGATGCTTGTGCCCGACCGCCTGGCCCGGGCCACCGCAGTGAAACGGCGCTGCACATTGCGGGCCGCCAATCCCGCCAATTGCGGCCCCCAGCACGGCATGTTCCTTGGCGCGGGCGCCCTCGCGGAAGCCGCGCGCCAAACCCAGAGCCAGCTCAATGGCCGCGGCATTGGCGGGCAGATCGCCCCGGCCATGACGCTGTTGCGGGCCATTTCCAGGTTCCTGCTCTCCGCGCCTGCCCCGGACGACCTCACTCGCATCGATCGCGCTTACCCCATGGATGTGTTCGCGGATGGCACGCTCCAGGCATCCGGCGACCAGCTGCTGTTGCTGGTCACCACACTCGACCGCCTGGTCCTCCGGTCCCGCCCGTTCTGGGGAACAGGCGTCGCACCCCTGCGCGGCACCGCGATCTGCTATCCACCGCCGCCACTTTTGCGGAACATCATGCCGATCATGTATGCGAAGAAGGAGGATGCCGTTCCGCCGCCCGGCTGTGTGAGCTTCACGGCGAACCTGGTCGAGCTCGAGCATTCCGGTATCTTCCTCATCGACGGCGAGTTCTTCGAAGCGCCGACGGAGGGGCCGTTGCGGATAGAGACCGGCATCGAGCTCGAATATGTCTGTGGGTAG
- the spt gene encoding serine palmitoyltransferase, whose product MSDLFDKYRDIAGRHRQMMAMTGGDNAVGLVMERMLSPTRAVIGGRETILAGTNNYMGITFDPDCIEAGKQALDAYGTGTTGSRIANGSYGIHRELEQELARFLKRKHCIAFTTGYQANLGMIAGLAGPNDTVFLDADSHSSIYDGCTLSGARLVRFRHNDAEDLDRRLTRLANSGEEKGGRLVVLEGIYSMLGDRAPLADFVEVKRRHGFALMVDEAHSFGVLGENGRGLQEETGLESEVDFVVGTFSKSIGAIGGFGAGDHPMFDVIRYASRPYMFTASSSPSSVATATEAVRKLAAEPERRERLRRNAARLHESFRDLGLELGCPVPSPVIAVRGPDEPSTIAMWHSLLRAGVYVNIALPPGTPGKACLLRCSVSAAHTEEDIDRIVAVFRDVVAQPRLAVAGE is encoded by the coding sequence ATGAGCGATCTGTTCGACAAGTACCGGGATATTGCCGGCAGGCACCGGCAAATGATGGCCATGACCGGCGGCGACAACGCGGTGGGGTTGGTGATGGAGCGCATGCTTTCGCCGACGCGCGCCGTCATCGGCGGGCGCGAGACCATCCTGGCCGGCACCAACAATTATATGGGCATCACTTTCGACCCGGACTGCATCGAAGCCGGCAAGCAGGCCCTGGACGCCTATGGCACCGGCACGACCGGCTCACGCATCGCCAATGGCAGCTATGGCATTCACCGGGAGCTGGAACAGGAACTGGCCCGCTTCCTCAAGCGCAAGCATTGCATTGCGTTCACAACGGGCTATCAGGCCAATCTCGGCATGATCGCCGGCTTGGCCGGGCCGAACGACACGGTGTTTCTCGACGCTGACAGCCATTCCTCGATCTATGACGGCTGCACCCTGTCGGGGGCGCGACTGGTGCGCTTCCGGCACAATGACGCGGAGGACCTGGACCGGCGGCTGACGCGCCTCGCCAATTCCGGCGAGGAGAAGGGTGGCCGGCTGGTGGTGCTGGAAGGCATCTACTCCATGCTCGGCGACCGGGCGCCCCTTGCCGACTTCGTGGAGGTGAAGCGGCGCCACGGCTTTGCGCTGATGGTGGATGAAGCCCATTCCTTCGGCGTGCTCGGCGAGAACGGTCGTGGGTTGCAGGAAGAGACGGGGCTGGAGAGCGAGGTCGATTTCGTGGTCGGCACATTCTCGAAGAGCATCGGCGCGATCGGTGGCTTCGGGGCAGGCGACCACCCGATGTTCGACGTGATCCGCTATGCGTCGCGGCCCTATATGTTCACGGCTTCATCATCCCCATCGAGCGTCGCAACCGCCACCGAGGCGGTGCGCAAGCTTGCTGCGGAACCGGAGCGGCGCGAGCGGCTCAGGCGCAACGCGGCGCGGCTGCACGAGAGCTTCCGCGATCTGGGCCTCGAGCTGGGCTGCCCCGTGCCGAGCCCGGTCATTGCCGTCCGTGGTCCCGACGAGCCCTCGACAATCGCCATGTGGCACAGCCTGCTGCGGGCGGGCGTCTATGTGAATATCGCCTTGCCGCCGGGCACGCCGGGCAAGGCCTGCCTGCTGCGATGCTCCGTCTCCGCAGCGCATACGGAGGAGGACATCGACAGGATCGTGGCCGTGTTCCGGGACGTGGTGGCGCAGCCGCGGCTAGCGGTTGCGGGGGAGTGA
- a CDS encoding acyl carrier protein encodes MVESKEQIFEELSRLIAPFNIKGVPITPATDIAADLNIDSVAVMDFVMEIEDRFDIDIPLNLLAEIRTMDELTQVVRERIERGGSA; translated from the coding sequence ATGGTCGAAAGCAAGGAGCAGATCTTCGAGGAGCTCAGCCGGCTGATCGCGCCCTTCAACATCAAGGGCGTTCCGATCACTCCGGCGACGGACATCGCCGCCGACCTCAATATCGACTCGGTTGCGGTGATGGATTTCGTCATGGAAATCGAGGACCGCTTCGACATCGACATTCCCCTCAACCTCTTGGCGGAGATCCGCACCATGGACGAACTCACCCAGGTTGTGCGCGAGCGAATAGAGCGGGGCGGCTCCGCATGA
- a CDS encoding NAD-dependent epimerase/dehydratase family protein: protein MLERGQRTSEDAAVRRPGADGAGVVAITGGSGFVGGHLVPHLLRRGYSLRLLLRDPRRLMVSVPGLAEAGSHNMSFVTGDLTDAAAVARLCDGAAGLIHCAGLLAGRDRDAFARVNIEGTVRLTRAAAEAGVRRLVLMSSLAAREPALSDYAWSKRGGEEAVAELAGGMSWLALRPPAIYGPGDRATLPLVDQLSRRRSLIPGHPEAKVSLIHVRDVISAIDHVLADATVERVACEIDDGKPGGYSWRELKGVANGRGAGGCVFIPRTAMAAAAWGCEIWSRVAGGPPMLNAGKVAELYHRDWVCRNNLLQELSRWRPQVPFAQGFAETLGWYRQAGWLSQAAA from the coding sequence ATGCTCGAACGAGGACAGAGGACGTCGGAAGACGCTGCGGTTCGTCGGCCAGGGGCGGACGGCGCCGGAGTTGTCGCCATCACCGGCGGCAGCGGTTTTGTCGGCGGCCATTTGGTGCCACATCTGCTGCGTCGCGGGTATAGCTTACGGCTGCTTTTACGGGATCCCCGGCGGCTGATGGTGTCCGTGCCGGGTTTGGCGGAAGCCGGCTCGCATAACATGTCATTCGTTACCGGCGACCTGACCGATGCAGCGGCGGTGGCGCGGCTATGCGATGGGGCCGCCGGCTTGATCCACTGCGCCGGATTGCTGGCGGGCCGTGATCGCGATGCCTTCGCGCGGGTGAACATCGAGGGCACCGTCCGGCTGACACGCGCGGCGGCCGAGGCGGGGGTGCGGCGGCTGGTGCTCATGTCATCACTGGCGGCGCGGGAGCCGGCGCTGTCGGATTATGCCTGGAGCAAGCGCGGGGGCGAGGAGGCGGTGGCGGAGCTAGCCGGCGGCATGTCCTGGCTGGCGCTGCGGCCACCGGCCATCTACGGGCCGGGCGACCGCGCGACGTTGCCGCTGGTGGACCAGCTCTCTCGACGCCGGTCGCTGATTCCCGGCCATCCGGAGGCGAAAGTTTCGCTGATCCACGTGCGCGACGTGATTTCCGCCATCGACCATGTGCTGGCGGATGCTACGGTCGAGCGGGTGGCCTGCGAGATCGACGACGGCAAGCCGGGCGGATACAGCTGGCGCGAGCTCAAAGGGGTGGCCAATGGTCGCGGAGCGGGCGGCTGCGTGTTCATTCCCCGGACGGCTATGGCGGCGGCGGCCTGGGGCTGCGAGATATGGTCGAGGGTGGCGGGCGGGCCGCCGATGCTGAATGCCGGCAAGGTTGCGGAGCTCTATCACCGGGACTGGGTCTGCCGGAACAATCTGCTTCAGGAGCTCTCGCGGTGGCGGCCACAGGTGCCGTTCGCGCAAGGGTTTGCGGAGACGCTCGGCTGGTACAGGCAGGCCGGCTGGTTGTCGCAGGCGGCGGCCTAG
- a CDS encoding fatty acyl-AMP ligase, whose translation MADAVGVVEGRDLLKPTPRSNHDLPQRCGDFSTLAEGLDYAARGVTGFNFYSPRGRLEHVVPYALLRERALRTARRLGSLGLKRGDRVAVVAETGPEFMELFFGCQYAGLIPCPMPYTMYIGGRDAYVGRVAGMLRAASAAVAVGPAELCDFLKEAAAKSGTALVLSHGELASLPASDAELRPFTADEDAYIQYSSGSTSDPKGVLISQAAICANARTTLLNGMKIRPNDRAFSWLPLYHDMGLVGFCLTPLMGQVTVDYLATPSFARRPALWLQLMSENRCTIAFSPSFGFDLAARRINGQAAELDLSSWRIAGIGGDMVRPDVLAFFAAKLSVAGFDPRAFMPCYGMAETTLAIAISDVDEPILVDTIDVHQYEHARKAVPVAGASAGMHGPRRSFVACGRPLPGFNVELRDDEGRVLGAREIGHVWVRGECMMSGYFRNPGATAAVMDSAGWLATGDMGYWLDGQIVITGRSKDLILHNGRNIWPQDIEWAVEQLDGLRGDDAAAFAVESETGEDEIVVLVQCRLHGAEEREELRRRAEAVVRQTAGTECTVVLVPPRSLPFTSSGKLSRAGAKRKYLAGELFDVARAASPVSEGRVHAVAAE comes from the coding sequence GTGGCAGACGCAGTAGGGGTTGTCGAAGGACGGGATCTGCTGAAGCCGACGCCCCGTTCAAACCACGATCTGCCCCAGAGATGCGGTGACTTCTCCACCTTGGCGGAAGGGCTCGACTATGCGGCCCGGGGCGTAACTGGCTTCAACTTCTATTCACCGCGCGGCCGCCTCGAGCATGTCGTGCCCTATGCACTGCTGCGGGAGAGAGCGCTGCGGACGGCGCGCCGGCTCGGCTCGCTGGGATTGAAGCGGGGCGACCGGGTGGCCGTCGTTGCCGAGACCGGGCCGGAGTTCATGGAACTGTTCTTCGGCTGCCAGTATGCAGGGCTCATTCCCTGCCCCATGCCCTACACCATGTATATTGGTGGCCGTGACGCCTATGTGGGGCGGGTGGCAGGCATGTTGCGTGCGGCTTCGGCCGCGGTGGCGGTAGGCCCGGCCGAGCTGTGCGATTTCCTCAAGGAGGCCGCCGCGAAGAGCGGCACGGCGCTGGTGCTCAGCCATGGAGAGCTCGCCTCGCTGCCGGCTTCGGATGCGGAGCTGCGCCCGTTCACCGCGGATGAAGACGCCTACATCCAGTACTCGTCCGGCTCCACGTCGGATCCCAAGGGTGTGCTGATCAGCCAGGCGGCGATCTGCGCCAATGCCCGCACCACGCTGCTCAACGGCATGAAGATTCGCCCGAACGACCGGGCGTTCTCCTGGCTGCCGCTCTATCACGACATGGGGCTGGTGGGCTTTTGCCTCACGCCGCTCATGGGGCAGGTGACCGTCGACTATCTGGCGACGCCGTCCTTTGCCCGCCGGCCGGCGCTGTGGCTGCAGCTCATGTCGGAAAACCGCTGCACCATCGCCTTCAGCCCGAGCTTCGGCTTCGATCTGGCCGCCCGCCGCATCAACGGGCAGGCCGCCGAGCTCGACCTGTCGAGCTGGCGCATCGCGGGGATCGGCGGCGACATGGTGCGGCCGGACGTGCTGGCGTTTTTTGCAGCCAAGCTGAGCGTCGCCGGCTTCGACCCGCGGGCATTCATGCCCTGCTACGGCATGGCCGAGACGACGCTGGCGATTGCCATTTCCGATGTCGACGAGCCCATCCTGGTCGACACGATCGACGTGCACCAATATGAGCATGCCCGGAAAGCCGTGCCGGTGGCCGGCGCATCGGCCGGCATGCATGGGCCGAGGCGCAGCTTTGTAGCCTGCGGGCGTCCGCTGCCGGGCTTCAACGTGGAATTGCGCGACGATGAGGGCCGCGTTCTGGGTGCGCGGGAGATCGGCCACGTCTGGGTGCGCGGCGAGTGCATGATGAGCGGCTATTTCCGCAATCCTGGCGCCACCGCCGCGGTGATGGACAGCGCCGGCTGGCTCGCGACCGGCGATATGGGCTATTGGCTGGACGGGCAGATCGTTATCACCGGCCGCAGCAAGGACCTGATCCTGCATAATGGCCGGAACATCTGGCCTCAGGATATCGAATGGGCCGTCGAGCAGCTGGATGGGTTGCGCGGGGATGACGCCGCTGCCTTCGCGGTGGAGAGCGAGACGGGGGAGGACGAGATCGTGGTGCTCGTCCAGTGCAGGCTGCATGGTGCAGAGGAGCGGGAAGAGCTCCGCCGCCGTGCCGAGGCTGTCGTGCGGCAGACGGCCGGTACGGAGTGCACGGTGGTGCTGGTGCCGCCACGCAGCCTGCCCTTTACCTCCTCCGGCAAGTTGTCGCGCGCCGGCGCCAAACGTAAATATCTGGCTGGCGAGCTGTTCGATGTGGCCAGGGCCGCTTCGCCGGTGAGCGAGGGGCGGGTGCACGCGGTGGCCGCGGAATAG
- the bcsS gene encoding cellulose biosynthesis protein BcsS → MGVPPAQRVARSFVSSLWLTGLFSSICLGLLMVAKTTAGEYYSLSGAGASDTGIFAYQGLIALPMGTFDDTGPIIRVWAKTFAFKYRTDLIDPNVVLPPIKDVVINSQAYAVEVESGYQLAFGQGRLAGFVGASYRHYTMSPKDPGSDLAGDHYDLKLALDGAIGAPTGGWGVGFNGSYVTGVEEYWAQLRPRYRWPSGMEIGLDLAGFGGRGYDYGRAGLFVGGFDLTEWGAEATYLSGEVGGQIDIGLDDPSAYGAVHVGVRF, encoded by the coding sequence ATGGGAGTCCCACCGGCGCAAAGGGTCGCGCGCTCGTTTGTTTCGAGCCTCTGGCTGACTGGTCTGTTCTCGTCGATCTGTCTGGGCCTGCTCATGGTCGCCAAGACTACCGCCGGCGAATATTATTCCCTGAGCGGCGCGGGTGCCAGCGATACGGGCATATTTGCGTATCAGGGTCTTATTGCCCTACCCATGGGCACGTTCGACGACACCGGTCCCATTATCCGGGTATGGGCGAAAACCTTCGCCTTCAAGTACCGCACCGACCTCATTGATCCCAATGTGGTACTGCCGCCGATCAAGGACGTCGTCATCAACAGCCAAGCCTACGCCGTTGAGGTCGAGAGCGGATACCAGCTTGCCTTCGGGCAGGGGCGCTTGGCCGGGTTCGTCGGCGCGTCTTATCGCCACTATACGATGTCTCCCAAGGACCCGGGCTCAGACCTCGCGGGTGATCACTACGACCTGAAGCTGGCCCTCGACGGCGCCATTGGCGCCCCGACCGGAGGCTGGGGAGTGGGTTTCAATGGCAGCTATGTGACCGGCGTCGAGGAATATTGGGCCCAGCTCCGCCCCCGCTACCGCTGGCCTTCAGGCATGGAGATCGGCTTGGATCTCGCCGGCTTCGGCGGGCGCGGCTATGATTACGGCCGTGCCGGCCTGTTCGTGGGCGGCTTCGATTTGACGGAATGGGGTGCGGAGGCAACTTACCTGAGCGGTGAGGTAGGCGGCCAGATCGACATTGGCCTCGATGATCCGTCCGCCTATGGCGCGGTCCATGTCGGCGTCCGGTTTTGA